One Ensifer adhaerens genomic window, ACGTCGAGTACGACGGATTTTGTCTGTGTTGCCATATCAGCGTCCCTTCGGCCGCAGCAGATCGGCAAGGGCATCGCCGACGAGGCTGAAACCGAGCCCGGTCAGGACGATGGCGATGCCCGGCATCAGGCTCATCCACCAGGCCGTCATCAGGAAATTGCGGCCCTCGGCGATCAGCACGCCCCATTCGGCTGCCGGCGGCTGGGCGCCGAGGCCGAGATAGCCGAGCGACGAGCCGAGCAGGATGGCGAGCGCCATGTCGGTCATCCAGTAGACGATGATCGGCGAGATCGCGTTCGGAAGCAGATGGCGGAAGATGATGCGGCGATCGGAATAACCGAGCACCCGGCCGGCGGCGGCGTAATCATTGGCCCTCTGCGCCATGATTTCGGCACGGGTCAGCCGGGCGTAGTAGACCCAGTTCACTGCGGTGATCGCCACATACATGTTGACGAGGCCAGGCCCGAGCACCGCCACGATGGCGATCACCAGCACCAGGAAGGGAAAGGTGATGATGGCATCGACGCAGCGGCCGAAGATCACGTCGGCGATGCCGCCGTAATAGCCGACAAAGGCGCCGACGGTGAGGCCGATCAAAAGCGCGAAAATCGTCGCGAAGAAGGCCATCTGCATGTCGACACGATAGGCCCAGATTACCCGAGAAAGCACATCGCGACCGAAATTGTCGGTGCCGAACGGATGGGCGAGGCTCGGCCCCTGCTGCATCGCCTGCAGGTCGAAGGCGAGCGGGTCATAGGGGGCGAAGACCTCAGGAAACAGTGCGAGTGCCAGAGACAGCCCAAGGATGGCGATGCCGACGACGAAGGATGGGCGGGCAAAGGCACGCGCCAGAAAGGCGGCGGCCCGTCCCCGCGTCCTTGAATGGGATTGCGTGATGGCGCTCATGATTGGCGAAGCCTCGGATCGAGCCAGGACTGCACGACATCCGTCAACAGGAAGACGACGGAGACGAGCACGGCGAAGGTGAGCGTCAGCCCCTGGATCAGCGGATAGTCACGGGCAAAAATCGCCTCGAGCATCAACCGGCCGACGCCTGGAATGGCAAAGACAGTCTCGGTCACCAGCGTGCCGCTCATCAGGTTGCCGATCGAAAGCCCCAGCAGCGTCACCGTAGAGACGAGCGCGTTGCGCAGCACGTGGCGGGTCATGATGATGCGTGGCGAAAGGCCTTTGGCCCGCGCGAATTGCACATAGTCGGCGTCGAGCACCTCGATCAGCGAGGCGCGCAGATTGCGCAGGATGATCGCCGACGTGTAGAGCGCGACGCTCAGTGCCGGCAGGATCAGGTGGTAGAGATTGGCAAGAAAGGTCTTGCCGTAACCGCCGACCGGGAACCAGCGCAGCTGCGCCGCAAGCACCGTCAAGAGCAGGAGCCCGATGTAGAAGACCGGCATCGAAAGTCCGACCTGGAAGATGCTGCGGATGGCGACATCGACGGGGCTGTTGACTCGCGACGCCGCAACGAACGCAAGCGGTCCGGCGAGAAGAATGGCGAGCACCACCGAGTAGAGCGCGAGGTAAATCGTTGTCGGCAGGCGACTAAGGATAATCTCCGTCACCGGCGCCTTCAGCATGATCGATCGGCCGAGATCACCCGTCAGCGTGTTCTTGACGAAGACGAGGAACTGCACCGGCAGGGGCTGATCCAGACCGAGATTGTGCCGGATCTGCTCAAGCTGGGCATCGGTCGCCTTGGCCTCGGCCATGGCGATAGCCGGATCGCCCGGCAAAAGGCGTACGAGCAGAAAGATGAAGATCATCACCAACAGAAACGTCGGGATGATCTGCAGCAGCCGTGCCACGAGATAGGAAAGTGAGGGCATGGATCCAACCTTCAGCCGGATGACGCGCGGCGAACCGCGGAGCATCCGGGAGCGTTGCGTTATCAGTCGGCGCGCCAGGCTTCAGAGAAGTCGTTGGCACCGAGCGGCGTCTGCACATAGCCTTCGATCGACTTCGAGACGGCGACGGCGAACGGCGTCTCGAACAGGAAGAGCAACGGTGCTTCCGTCGCGTAGATCTCCTGCATCCGCTTGTATTCGCCCTTGCGCTTGGCCGGATCGGTTTCGATGTTCGAAGCTTCGAACAGCGTGTTGAACTCCTGATTGTTCCAGCCGGTGCCGACGGCCTGGCGCTGCTTGTAGTAGCCGAGCCAACCGGTTACCTGCGCCGGGTCGTTGACGTCGTTTGCCCAGCCGTAGGTGTGGATGTCGAAGTCGCCGGAGCGGTTCTTCTCGCCGCGGGTCGGGTTATCGACCTGTTCGACCTTCAGGTTGACACCGAGCGGCGCCCACATCTGCTGAAGTGCCGTGAACAGCGTCGCGTCGTCGGCGCTGCCGGCAAGCGTCGTGAGTTTCACCTCGAAGCCGCCACTGAGACCGGCATCGGCAAGCAGTTGCTTCGCCTTTTCCGGATCATAGGGGTAAAGCGGCTCCGGGCCGTAATGAAGCTGCGTCGCTGCCGACATCAGCGAGGTCATCGGCTTGCCGGTGTCGAAGGTGACGAGCTTGATCAGCACGGTCTTGTCGGTCGCATAGTTCAGCGCCTGGCGTACCCTGACGTCGGCGAGCGGGTTCTTCGAACCGTCCTTCTTCGCCTCGCGGGTGTTGATCGGCGCGTAGACGATGCGGGTCGACGGGAAGAGCTCCATCTTCAGATTCGGGTCAGCGCCGAGTTCGCCGACGCGCGCAAAGGGAATGAACTCGGCCGCGTCGACCTCGCCCGCCTGAAGCTTGAGGATACGAGTGGCGTCATCGGGAATGACGAGGAACTCTACCCGGTCGAGATAGGGCAACGCTTTGCCGTCCGCGCCCTGGCGCCAATAGTTCGGGTTGCGCTCGAAGCTCATGCTCGAACCCTGAACGTGGCTCTTCATGACAAAAGGACCTGATGTCACCGGACCGGCGGCGAAGAAGGCGCGCGCCTTCTCCTGGTCCGTCGCACCGGCCGCCTTTTCAAAAGCCGCCTTCGGCATGATGCCGGTGTTGAAGGTCGCAAGGATCGAGATGATCGTCGGGTCGGGATTCTTGAGCGACACGGTGATCTTGTTGCCGTCGGCGGTCACCTTGTCGACCGCGCCGAGCAAGCCGGCCCAGGGGCCGAGATTGGCGTCGCGGGCGCGATCGAGCGAGAAGACGACGTCAGCGCCGGTCAGATCCGAGCCGTCGGAGAACTTCAGGCCGCTTCTGAGCGTCAGGGTGATGGTCTTGCCGTCTGCGGAGACCTCATGGGCTTCGGCAAGACCCGGTACGATCGAGCCGTCAGGCCCGTTTCGCAGCAGCGTTTCGTAGAGGCCATTCACCATCCAGAGGTCCGGATTGCGGTCGGCATAGACGGGGTCGATGACGGTCGAGTCGTCATAACGCGCAAATGTCATTGCGCCGCCGCGCTCGATCGCAAATGCCGAGGTGGCTGCAAGCAACCCGAGCGTCGCTCCGAGCATAATTGGCAATATACGTTTCATCTCACTCCTCCTTTTTGACCGAAGCCAGCATCGATCGCGCGCTCAACACGTCAGTTTGGATATTGGATCCAATTTTTCTTAGTGTTTTTGGACGCCGACGGATTGCCGCGAAGACGTTCTTGTAGTTCCCCTTTTCAAGAAGGCCGGCATCCGATCTGATCGCTTGCCCAACCAACTTTAGCTGGACTAAAGTACATCGATAGACGTGAGTCAAGCGGAAAGAAAATCATGCCCCTGAAGATCGAAGAGGCGCCAGAAGCAGCCGGCAGCGCCACCCTCCCCGAAGCCTCGACGCCCGCCTCGCTTGGGCAGATGCTCAGGGCGCGCCGCAAGGAAATCGGCAAGACCATGAAGGACGTGGCACGCGAAGCCGGCCTTACGGAGGGCTTCATCAGCCAGATCGAGCGCGGCATCTCCACTCCGTCGCTGATCTCGCTTTACAATGTGGCCAATGCGCTCGGCACCAGCGTCGACACCTTCCTGTCGCAGCCGCCGCAGCACGGCCATTCCATGGTGTCGCATGCCGGCGAACGGCCCGGCTACAATGTCGAGACCAAGGAACGCGTCTACGAACTGATCGAGCGCGGCTTTCCGGGCGCTGCCCTCAACGGCTGCATCACGCATATGCCGCAGGGCTATGCGTCTGAGCTCACCAGTCACGAAGGCGAGGATTTCCTCTACCTGATAGAAGGCGAGATGCTCTACGAGATCGACGGCAAGGAATATCTCTTGAAGGCCGGCGACACGCTGCACTTTCCAGCGTCATTGCCCCACCGCGCCCGCAATGTCGGCGCGGGGCCGGCCCGCGAGCTCTGGGTCGGCACGACCAGGATCATAAAAGAAGACTGACCGGTCAGAGTGGCCGAAAGGCGGGCTGCAAGAGGCAGCCCGCTTCGTTTTGCCTTACTGCTTGCGCGGCCAGGTATCGGCAAGACGGTAGCCGGCCGGCCATGGATCCGCCGGATCGAGCATCACTTGATGGGTTCCGGTGATCCAGGCGCGGCCCGAAATCTCGGGAACGATCGCCGGGCGGCCACCAACCGTCGCTTCGGCGACGATGCGGCAATCAAACGTCGAATCGATGATGGAATGGCCGCTGAAGCGTTGCCCGACCTTCATCACGCCGCGCGCATGCAGCACAGCCATACGCGCCGAGCAACCGGTGCCGGTCGGCGACCGATCGAGCTTGGCAGGCTGGATGACGACAGTGTTGCGGCCATGCAGGACGCCGTCCTTCTCCTCAACCGGCAGTGTGAGCTGGCAGAAGGAGATGTGGTTCCATTCCGGGTTTTCCGGATGGGTGAAACCAAGCTGTTCATTCGCCGCACGGGTGAT contains:
- a CDS encoding helix-turn-helix domain-containing protein; protein product: MPLKIEEAPEAAGSATLPEASTPASLGQMLRARRKEIGKTMKDVAREAGLTEGFISQIERGISTPSLISLYNVANALGTSVDTFLSQPPQHGHSMVSHAGERPGYNVETKERVYELIERGFPGAALNGCITHMPQGYASELTSHEGEDFLYLIEGEMLYEIDGKEYLLKAGDTLHFPASLPHRARNVGAGPARELWVGTTRIIKED
- a CDS encoding ABC transporter permease; protein product: MPSLSYLVARLLQIIPTFLLVMIFIFLLVRLLPGDPAIAMAEAKATDAQLEQIRHNLGLDQPLPVQFLVFVKNTLTGDLGRSIMLKAPVTEIILSRLPTTIYLALYSVVLAILLAGPLAFVAASRVNSPVDVAIRSIFQVGLSMPVFYIGLLLLTVLAAQLRWFPVGGYGKTFLANLYHLILPALSVALYTSAIILRNLRASLIEVLDADYVQFARAKGLSPRIIMTRHVLRNALVSTVTLLGLSIGNLMSGTLVTETVFAIPGVGRLMLEAIFARDYPLIQGLTLTFAVLVSVVFLLTDVVQSWLDPRLRQS
- a CDS encoding ABC transporter substrate-binding protein, with amino-acid sequence MKRILPIMLGATLGLLAATSAFAIERGGAMTFARYDDSTVIDPVYADRNPDLWMVNGLYETLLRNGPDGSIVPGLAEAHEVSADGKTITLTLRSGLKFSDGSDLTGADVVFSLDRARDANLGPWAGLLGAVDKVTADGNKITVSLKNPDPTIISILATFNTGIMPKAAFEKAAGATDQEKARAFFAAGPVTSGPFVMKSHVQGSSMSFERNPNYWRQGADGKALPYLDRVEFLVIPDDATRILKLQAGEVDAAEFIPFARVGELGADPNLKMELFPSTRIVYAPINTREAKKDGSKNPLADVRVRQALNYATDKTVLIKLVTFDTGKPMTSLMSAATQLHYGPEPLYPYDPEKAKQLLADAGLSGGFEVKLTTLAGSADDATLFTALQQMWAPLGVNLKVEQVDNPTRGEKNRSGDFDIHTYGWANDVNDPAQVTGWLGYYKQRQAVGTGWNNQEFNTLFEASNIETDPAKRKGEYKRMQEIYATEAPLLFLFETPFAVAVSKSIEGYVQTPLGANDFSEAWRAD
- a CDS encoding ABC transporter permease gives rise to the protein MSAITQSHSRTRGRAAAFLARAFARPSFVVGIAILGLSLALALFPEVFAPYDPLAFDLQAMQQGPSLAHPFGTDNFGRDVLSRVIWAYRVDMQMAFFATIFALLIGLTVGAFVGYYGGIADVIFGRCVDAIITFPFLVLVIAIVAVLGPGLVNMYVAITAVNWVYYARLTRAEIMAQRANDYAAAGRVLGYSDRRIIFRHLLPNAISPIIVYWMTDMALAILLGSSLGYLGLGAQPPAAEWGVLIAEGRNFLMTAWWMSLMPGIAIVLTGLGFSLVGDALADLLRPKGR